The genome window AGCCGGCTTGCAAAACCATTCGCTATGAGAACAAGGCTAAGGGCATTTACAAGCGCATTAATGTGAGTCCGGACGGTAAAACCTTGCTTGGCGGCATCCTTGTGGGCGATGTCGAACAATATAATATGCTTTTGCAAACTTGTAAAAGCAAGACCATTCTGCCACCAGATTCCGAAGATCTGATCCTGGGCTCGCGCGGGGGCGAAGAGGCGGGCGCAGGCGTGATGGGCTTCCCTGACGACGCACTTATGTGCTCTTGCGAGGCGGTTACCAAAGGCATGATCTGCCATGAAGTGAGCGAAAAAGGCAACCATACGATGGACGCTTTGAAAAAATCGTGCAAAGCCGGAACGGGCTGCGGCGGCTGCGTGCCGATGGTGAAAGACATCATTTCGGGCGTGATGAAGCAGAACGGCATTTACGTCCGTAATGTGGTGTGCGAGCATTTTGATTATTCGCGGCAGGAATTGCTGGATCTGGTCAAAATGAATGGTGCCAAAACGTACGGTGCGGTGTTGGATGAATTTGGAAAAGGGGATGGGTGCGAGGTTTGCAAGCCGCTTGTGGCCTCTCTTTTAGCAAGCCTTTGGAATGAAAATATTTTGCAAAAAGACCGCGCGACGATCCAGGATTCGAATGACCGTTACCTGGCCAACATTCAAAAAGGAGGAACTTACTCGGTCGTGCCACGGATTCCGGGCGGGGAAATCACGCCAGAAAAACTGATCATTATCGGCCAGGTGGCGCAGCAATATAATTTATATACAAAAATTACGGGCGGGCAGCGGATTGATTTGTTCGGTGCGCATTTGAATGATCTGCCGGATATCTGGGAGCAGCTCATTGATGCCGGATTTGAGAGCGGTCATGCTTACGGCAAATCGTTGCGAACGGTGAAAAGTTGCGTAGGATCGACGTGGTGCCGGTTTGGGGTGCAGGATTCGGTAACATTTGCGATTGAGGTGGAGGATCGATACAAAGGTTTGCGTTCGCCGCATAAGCTAAAATCTGCGGTTTCGGGTTGTGTGCGGGAATGTGCGGAGGCGCAGAGCAAGGATTTTGGCATCATCGCTACAGAGAAAGGCTGGAATTTATACGTCTGCGGCAACGGAGGTTCCAAGCCGCAGCACGCGCAACTGCTCGCGACGGATGTGGATAAGGAAACGTGTTTGAAGTTAATCGACCGGTTCTTAATGTTTTACATCAAAACGGCTGATCCACTCACCCGCACTGCTACTTGGCTGAATAAGATGGAAGGAGGCATGTCTTACCTCAAAGCGGTGGTGGTGGACGACGTTCTAGGCATCGCGGCGGAACTGGAATCGGATATGCAAAAGCTCATCGACGTGTATCAATGCGAGTGGAAAGAAGTGGTTCAAAATCCAGAGCTGAGAAAACGCTTCTCGCACTTTGTGAATGCACCTGTGAAAGATCCTTCGATTGCTTTTGAAACCATGAGAGACCAGAAACGGGCTAAGGAATGGGCTTAGTTGGCTGGGATTAGATTATACTTGCTTTTTTTCCAGGGATTGAAATCCCTGGCGAGGGTATGGATCGCCGGTGACCCGGCTTGGCATCTTGCTAGTGAGCCACATCGCGGCGGCCAATTATTTGCCCCGGGCTTCAGCCCGGGGATCCAAAGAGAAAGAGAATAGAGAGAATATAAAATGAACAAAGCTTTGGCT of Dyadobacter chenhuakuii contains these proteins:
- the nirB gene encoding nitrite reductase large subunit NirB, which encodes MNAITNTHIVVIGNGMVGYKFCEKLLARKKSDQQITLTVFGEEPRVAYDRVHLSEYFAGKTADDLTLASADWYADNGIRLFLSDPVVDIDRDEKLVRSHHGHIVHYDYLIMATGSGAFVPSIPGVEKDGVFVYRTIEDLELIQSYARKARKGAVLGGGLLGLEAAKALLDLGLEEAHVVEFASRLMPRQIDDAGSRILQSQLESLGLQIHLAKSTQEIVGGDCIEGMQFNDNTLLDVDMLVISAGIRPRDELAKIAGLETHPRGGIVVNNQLQTSDPNIFAIGECALAHHMIYGLIAPGYEMAEVVATLLLGGEKEFLPYDMSTKLKLIGTDVASFGDPFIEEPACKTIRYENKAKGIYKRINVSPDGKTLLGGILVGDVEQYNMLLQTCKSKTILPPDSEDLILGSRGGEEAGAGVMGFPDDALMCSCEAVTKGMICHEVSEKGNHTMDALKKSCKAGTGCGGCVPMVKDIISGVMKQNGIYVRNVVCEHFDYSRQELLDLVKMNGAKTYGAVLDEFGKGDGCEVCKPLVASLLASLWNENILQKDRATIQDSNDRYLANIQKGGTYSVVPRIPGGEITPEKLIIIGQVAQQYNLYTKITGGQRIDLFGAHLNDLPDIWEQLIDAGFESGHAYGKSLRTVKSCVGSTWCRFGVQDSVTFAIEVEDRYKGLRSPHKLKSAVSGCVRECAEAQSKDFGIIATEKGWNLYVCGNGGSKPQHAQLLATDVDKETCLKLIDRFLMFYIKTADPLTRTATWLNKMEGGMSYLKAVVVDDVLGIAAELESDMQKLIDVYQCEWKEVVQNPELRKRFSHFVNAPVKDPSIAFETMRDQKRAKEWA